One window from the genome of Anopheles merus strain MAF chromosome 3R, AmerM5.1, whole genome shotgun sequence encodes:
- the LOC121596847 gene encoding restin homolog isoform X4, translating into METEANAPEPAPPAANGEETSTPVQPPAPANGGAGVVVVGGSGIQPPKVRALPKPSGIRPPTANLHGGSTTSLASTSSQLTAAPSTTSSSAGAAATRIGRLCTGHTPPKAGPPPPEPKLPTTFDSKMRRPSDSDYNKTHLPDVDEESETDLAFERPISARSSHSPDSGFRSSRSDRKTSSASTGSDVYWEATGRRRSSDQGAVLTADTDSFIIGQRVWVGGIRPGQIAYIGETHFAPGEWAGVVLDEPNGKNDGSVAGKRYFQCEAKKGVFSRLTRLTREPLANAGGGGGDSTASTPLDASFRSLTSPARSGTVSPTHSVQSYASKSPAMAGKAASLNVGDRVIVSSGFGSRPGMLKFIGETQFASGTWCGVQLDEASGKNDGTVDGVRYFECPAKYGIFVPIAKVTLSPSARKTSSRLSRANSKESLNSLATMSSIATTATSRLRMSAQDVLREKQNHIEQLMQEREIDREETANQSIMYQKNIQQLKEKVTLLEKSLADEKRRNEDLQFSVDEATFCGEELNGKIQNSVRAQTQVFKEKIADLEAQLAAGGAAGTPNEPTQPGVPPEEINAVRAELNAEIDKLKAEILAKDQKLHLTEELKRSLENEIQNLHEKVADAERAAASKLSALTISEECLKEQINYLEHRVDEQSDQLTVKDAELEKLYLALKNAESEQEERLAALQDELRSKKDLLAERDQQVQLLEQTAEELRADVRQRDLKTVELESDLRAKLQEQGTSSSKLALKLSELEVALVEVNASKTHLERDLTNATQTIKVLEEDRSVKEKAAQEVQSKLTASEAALQTEIAARQEQESLAQKLQRDLQSLATSGESSAALLAAKQEELSNQAIQLQELEAEKVKVQQELTSLQQKFEQSRTEHEQLIAEVHALADAERNTIAELRKQLQTSEQENLAKDKQLEESEVLVSALQNELKELNVSKVSLNQELTAIKASFADKDGTLANILQEKTDLEKQLEESKQELASKVKQLEEDLRNRADTLRKELEMSASTAQQQLSAKQEEVTQLSQAREELQKQLEAAQQQMKDVSDKMKLAEDTIATQTNESQSLNQQLSSLRSELSSRDEQLAKLNASLTESVAREEAGGKKLGEAVEQYGKLEIEHADLRRKMDALEQKSAQVQQQKLDLERELDLQRSSTLDSNSELAKLTDELKAKQRALDELRDSYDTLKIETERRADESAQAHAALQEQVERVRQEMQQISDQKIIQENELNTELRKIKELAEQEQDNLVRTIAELKVSFEQERQRIDSEHVVELAKSVSEREQQMAAMKSELEGALGELKAQLEDTRTESKKLQELNETAVRAAKEQEESLQKQLQQSREESSTLQQRLDELRQSMEQGSQDLTVQIDQKAQRIVELEQELDEQRTLQQKRSAEVAEMVAKLEENGKSYAEMLQQLQESYTQIEALKKAKSESEEACQQVQQRLQDLNSSYSEMEEEQVDLVSREETLRKELAQLQEQMQQAAGEQKERYDAVVSKNEELLKQLESTSSAKGATETELIALKQELETKSTSLGELHAKVEELNAQLQTKATLEQQVQSLEQSVSAKDASILDLSGKVEHLQKQITSSDAKIVEKEEELKQLQTASATKETQLKDLQQQLEAMQKTLTDSTELSKRTAAETSELLAALEKSRTTVKEQEDRQKEQQRRIAELETKLAAQATQFDKLLDRKKSAETEYSHRTHDLSQKLLELESAKKQEIDELQQRLDELMQRVETQVSEAAQTVSSKRAVEKRQHELECAKKDLELRETELQLANRRLEKDNEQLRSQLVLKESELTKLAKAATAAATAADNSGSVPNRGVSVTSESKEDDSGAQIDFLNSIIVDMQRKNEKLTLRIQALESTSADSHNMSFDIQKRKPAPRVFCDICDEFDLHETEDCPKQCSDSPPESLKHPSDGKERKVPPPRKYCESCEVFGHEIGECPDDETY; encoded by the exons TACCTACGACATTCGACAGTAAAATGAGACGACCGAGCGATTCCGACTATAACAAAACACATCTGCCAG ATGTGGACGAAGAAAGCGAAACCGATCTGGCGTTCGAGCGGCCCATCTCCGCCAGATCGTCCCACTCGCCGGACTCTGGGTTCCGGAGCAGTCGCTCCGATCGTAAGACTTCCA GCGCCTCCACCGGCTCCGACGTGTACTGGGAGGCCACCGGAAGGCGTAGAAGCTCAG ATCAGGGCGCAGTGCTGACGGCGGACACGGACAGCTTCATCATCGGGCAGCGCGTCTGGGTCGGCGGCATCCGCCCGGGCCAGATTGCGTACATCGGCGAGACACACTTTGCGCCGGGCGAATGGGCCGGCGTCGTGCTGGACGAGCCGAACGGCAAGAACGATGGGTCGGTCGCCGGCAAGCGCTACTTCCAGTGCGAAGCGAAGAAGGGCGTCTTTTCGCGCCTGACGCGCCTAACGCGCGAACCGCTGGCGAATgcgggcggtggcggcggtgacTCGACCGCCTCCACGCCGCTCGATGCGAGCTTCCGGTCGCTGACGTCACCGGCCCGGTCCGGCACCGTTTCGCCCACGCACAGCGTCCAGAGCTATGCCAGCAAATCGCCAGCGATGGCCGGAA AGGCCGCCTCACTGAACGTCGGCGACCGGGTGATCGTCTCGTCCGGGTTCGGGTCGCGCCCGGGCATGCTGAAGTTTATCGGCGAAACGCAGTTCGCCAGCGGCACCTGGTGCGGCGTCCAGCTGGACGAGGCGAGCGGCAAGAACGACGGCACGGTGGACGGTGTCAG ATACTTCGAGTGTCCGGCCAAGTACGGCATCTTTGTGCCGATTGCCAAGGTGACGCTGTCGCCGTCGGCCCGCAAAACCTCATCCCGGCTGTCCCGGGCCAACTCGAAGGAGTCGCTCAACTCGCTGGCCACGATGAGCTCGATCGCGACCACGGCCACCTCCCGGCTCCGGATGAGCGCACAG GATGTCCTACGGGAGAAACAGAATCACATCGAGCAGCTAATGCAGGAGCGGGAAATCGATCGCGAGGAAACAGCCAACCAATCGATTATGTACCAGAAGAACATCCAACAG CTGAAGGAAAAGGTGACCCTGCTGGAAAAATCGCTCGCCGACGAGAAGCGCCGCAACGAGGACCTACAGTTCAGCGTGGACGAAGCAACGTTCTGCGGCGAAGAGCTAAAC ggaaaaattcaaaattcagTACGC GCTCAAACACAAGTGTTCAAAGAAAAAATAGCCGATTTGGAGGCACAGCTGGCGGCTGGCGGAGCTGCAGGAACGCCCAACGAGCCAACACAGCCAGGAGTACCACCAGAAGAAATCAACG CCGTTCGGGCAGAGCTGAACGCCGAAATCGATAAGCTGAAGGCGGAAATACTTGCCAAGGATCAGAAGCTGCATCTGACTGAAGAGTTGAAGCGTTCGCTCGAGAACGAGATCCAGAACCTGCACGAGAAGGTGGCCGATGCGGAGCGAGCCGCTGCCAGCAAACTCTCCGCACTCACGATCAGCGAAGAGTGCCTGAAGGAGCAGATCAACTACCTCGAGCACCGGGTGGACGAGCAGAGCGACCAGCTCACGGTGAAGGATGCCGAGCTGGAGAAACTGTATCTGGCGCTCAAGAATGCCGAAAGTGAGCAGGAAGAGCGGCTGGCCGCCCTGCAGGATGAGTTGCGCTCCAAGAAGGATCTGCTGGCCGAGCGGGACCAACAAGTGCAGCTGCTCGAGCAAACGGCGGAGGAGCTGCGGGCCGATGTGCGGCAGCGCGACCTGAAGACGGTGGAGCTGGAAAGTGACCTTAGGGCGAAGCTACAGGAACAGGGTACCTCCAGCAGCAAGTTGGCGTTGAAGCTGTCCGAGCTGGAGGTGGCGCTTGTGGAGGTGAATGCTTCCAAGACCCACCTCGAGCGGGACCTCACGAACGCAACGCAGACAATCAAGGTGCTTGAGGAGGACCGCAGTGTGAAGGAAAAGGCGGCCCAGGAAGTGCAATCGAAGCTAACTGCGAGTGAAGCGGCACTGCAGACGGAAATCGCTGCACGACAGGAGCAAGAATCGCTGGCGCAAAAGCTGCAGCGCGATCTGCAATCGCTTGCAACAAGCGGTGAGAGTAGTGCGGCACTGCTGGCCGCAAAGCAGGAGGAACTGTCCAATCAGGCCATACAGCTGCAAGAGCTCGAGGCGGAGAAGGTCAAGGTGCAGCAGGAGCTGACCTCACTGCAGCAAAAGTTCGAACAATCGCGCACCGAGCATGAGCAGCTGATAGCGGAGGTGCATGCTCTTGCCGATGCGGAACGGAACACTATTGCCGAGCTGCGCAAGCAATTGCAAACTTCAGAACAGGAAAACCTTGCCAAAGACAAACAGCTGGAGGAGAGCGAGGTGCTCGTGAGTGCGCTCCAGAACGAGCTGAAGGAACTGAACGTCTCCAAGGTCAGCCTAAACCAGGAGCTGACGGCAATAAAGGCCAGCTTTGCGGACAAGGACGGTACGCTGGCGAACATCTTGCAAGAGAAGACAGATTTGGAGAAGCAGCTGGAAGAAAGTAAACAGGAGCTGGCATCGAAGGTGAAGCAGCTTGAGGAGGATCTGCGCAATCGTGCAGATACTTTGCGTAAAGAGCTCGAGATGAGTGCGTCAACTGCGCAACAGCAGCTGAGCGCAAAACAGGAAGAGGTAACGCAGCTGTCGCAGGCTAGAGAAGAGCTTCAGAAGCAACTCGAAGCTGCACAGCAGCAGATGAAGGATGTATCCGATAAGATGAAGCTGGCAGAAGACACGATTGCGACCCAAACGAACGAATCGCAATCCCTCAACCAGCAGCTCTCCTCTCTTCGCTCCGAGTTGAGTTCGAGGGATGAGCAGCTCGCCAAGCTCAACGCTTCTCTCACCGAAAGTGTGGCCCGCGAGGAAGCAGGTGGAAAGAAATTGGGCGAAGCGGTAGAGCAGTACGGCAAGCTTGAAATCGAACACGCCGACCTGCGTCGAAAGATGGACGCGCTGGAGCAAAAGTCCGCTCAGGTCCAACAGCAGAAGCTGGACCTCGAGCGGGAGCTCGATTTGCAACGCTCCAGCACGctcgactccaactccgagcTGGCAAAGCTCACGGACGAGCTGAAGGCGAAGCAGCGCGCACTGGACGAGCTGCGCGATAGTTACGATACGCTGAAAATTGAAACCGAACGGCGGGCGGATGAGAGTGCCCAGGCGCACGCAGCACTACAGGAGCAGGTGGAACGCGTGCGGCAAGAGATGCAGCAAATTTCCGACCAGAAGATCATCCAGGAGAACGAGCTCAACACGGAGCTGCGCAAGATTAAAGAGCTGGCCGAGCAGGAGCAGGACAATCTGGTGCGCACGATAGCGGAGTTGAAGGTGAGCTTCGAGCAGGAGCGACAACGCATTGACAGTGAGCATGTGGTCGAGCTGGCAAAGAGCGTGTCGGAGCGCGAGCAGCAAATGGCAGCTATGAAGAGTGAGCTTGAGGGCGCTCTCGGAGAGCTAAAGGCACAGCTCGAGGACACACGAACTGAGAGCAAAAAGCTACAAGAACTCAACGAAACTGCTGTTCGTGCTGCAAAGGAGCAGGAAGAGTCGCTTCAAAAGCAGCTACAGCAGAGCCGGGAAGAGTCCAGCACGCTGCAGCAACGGCTGGACGAGCTGCGGCAGTCGATGGAACAGGGCAGCCAGGACCTCACCGTACAGATCGACCAGAAAGCTCAGCGTATCGTTGAGCTCGAGCAGGAGCTGGACGAGCAGCGAACTCTGCAGCAGAAACGATCGGCCGAAGTGGCTGAGATGGTCGCAAAGCTCGAGGAAAACGGCAAATCGTATGCGGAAATGTTGCAACAGCTTCAAGAAAGCTACACCCAAATTGAAGCGCTGAAAAAGGCAAAATCGGAATCGGAGGAAGCTTGCCAGCAAGTGCAACAGCGGTTGCAAGACCTGAACAGCTCGTACAGCGAGATGGAAGAGGAGCAGGTCGATCTCGTGAGTCGCGAGGAGACATTGCGCAAGGAGCTGGCGCAGCTGCAAGAACAGATGCAGCAGGCTGCGGGCGAGCAGAAGGAACGGTATGATGCGGTTGTAAGCAAAAACGAGGAGCTGTTGAAACAGCTCGAGTCTACCTCTTCGGCCAAGGGAGCCACAGAAACTGAGCTTATTGCGCTCAAACAAGAGCTTGAGACCAAATCCACCTCTCTGGGTGAGCTGCACGCAAAGGTTGAGGAACTAAACGCTCAGTTGCAAACGAAGGCAACGCTGGAGCAACAGGTACAAAGTCTGGAGCAATCGGTTTCTGCCAAAGATGCGTCTATACTCGACCTTTCCGGCAAGGTGGAACACCTACAAAAGCAAATCACATCGAGCGATGCCAAAATTGttgaaaaagaggaagaacTTAAGCAGCTCCAGACAGCAAGTGCTACCAAGGAGACACAGCTAAAAGATCTACAGCAACAGCTAGAAGCGATGCAGAAAACTCTCACCGACAGCACAGAGCTCAGCAAACGCACCGCCGCAGAAACGAGCGAGCTGCTGGCAGCGCTGGAAAAGTCCCGCACCACCGTAAAAGAGCAGGAAGACCGACAgaaggagcagcagcggcgtaTCGCCGAACTGGAAACCAAGCTCGCCGCGCAAGCGACCCAGTTCGATAAGCTGCTCGATCGGAAGAAATCCGCCGAAACGGAGTACTCGCACCGTACGCACGACCTTTCCCAGAagctgctcgagctggagAGTGCCAAAAAGCAGGAGATCGACGAGCTGCAGCAACGGCTGGACGAGCTGATGCAGCGCGTCGAAACGCAGGTGTCCGAAGCGGCTCAAACCGTCAGCAGCAAGCGGGCGGTGGAGAAGCGCCAGCATGAGCTCGAGTGCGCCAAGAAGGATCTGGAGCTGCGCGAAACCGAACTGCAGCTGGCGAACCGTCGGCTCGAGAAGGACAACGAGCAGCTTCGCTCGCAGCTCGTCCTGAAGGAGAGTGAGCTGACGAAGCTGGCAAAGGCGGCCACTGCCGCAGCAACGGCAGCCGACAATTCTGGCAGCGTTCCGAACCGGGGGGTTAGCGTCACGAGCGAGTCTAAGGAAGACGATTCCGGAGCACAGATCGATTTCCTCAACTCGATCATCGTTGATATGCAGCGAAAGAATGAGAAGCTAACGCTGCGGATACAGGCGCTCGAGTCGACCAGTGCGGATAG TCACAACATGAGCTTTGATATTCAGAAACGTAAGCCGGCGCCGCGCGTGTTCTGTGACATCTGCGACGAGTTTGATCTGCACGAAACCGAGGACTGCCCGAAGCAGTGCTCCGACAGTCCGCCGGAATCGCTGAAGCATCCCTCGGACGGCAAGGAGCGCAAGGTGCCACCGCCAAGGAAGTACTGCGAAAGCTGCGAAG TGTTTGGTCATGAAATTGGCGAGTGTCCGGACGACGAGACGTACTAA
- the LOC121596847 gene encoding restin homolog isoform X6, protein METEANAPEPAPPAANGEETSTPVQPPAPANGGAGVVVVGGSGIQPPKVRALPKPSGIRPPTANLHGGSTTSLASTSSQLTAAPSTTSSSAGAAATRIGRLCTGHTPPKAGPPPPEPKLPTTFDSKMRRPSDSDYNKTHLPGASTGSDVYWEATGRRRSSDQGAVLTADTDSFIIGQRVWVGGIRPGQIAYIGETHFAPGEWAGVVLDEPNGKNDGSVAGKRYFQCEAKKGVFSRLTRLTREPLANAGGGGGDSTASTPLDASFRSLTSPARSGTVSPTHSVQSYASKSPAMAGKAASLNVGDRVIVSSGFGSRPGMLKFIGETQFASGTWCGVQLDEASGKNDGTVDGVRYFECPAKYGIFVPIAKVTLSPSARKTSSRLSRANSKESLNSLATMSSIATTATSRLRMSAQRKSTVSAVPSTPKSSFSLQDVLREKQNHIEQLMQEREIDREETANQSIMYQKNIQQLKEKVTLLEKSLADEKRRNEDLQFSVDEATFCGEELNGKIQNSVRAQTQVFKEKIADLEAQLAAGGAAGTPNEPTQPGVPPEEINAVRAELNAEIDKLKAEILAKDQKLHLTEELKRSLENEIQNLHEKVADAERAAASKLSALTISEECLKEQINYLEHRVDEQSDQLTVKDAELEKLYLALKNAESEQEERLAALQDELRSKKDLLAERDQQVQLLEQTAEELRADVRQRDLKTVELESDLRAKLQEQGTSSSKLALKLSELEVALVEVNASKTHLERDLTNATQTIKVLEEDRSVKEKAAQEVQSKLTASEAALQTEIAARQEQESLAQKLQRDLQSLATSGESSAALLAAKQEELSNQAIQLQELEAEKVKVQQELTSLQQKFEQSRTEHEQLIAEVHALADAERNTIAELRKQLQTSEQENLAKDKQLEESEVLVSALQNELKELNVSKVSLNQELTAIKASFADKDGTLANILQEKTDLEKQLEESKQELASKVKQLEEDLRNRADTLRKELEMSASTAQQQLSAKQEEVTQLSQAREELQKQLEAAQQQMKDVSDKMKLAEDTIATQTNESQSLNQQLSSLRSELSSRDEQLAKLNASLTESVAREEAGGKKLGEAVEQYGKLEIEHADLRRKMDALEQKSAQVQQQKLDLERELDLQRSSTLDSNSELAKLTDELKAKQRALDELRDSYDTLKIETERRADESAQAHAALQEQVERVRQEMQQISDQKIIQENELNTELRKIKELAEQEQDNLVRTIAELKVSFEQERQRIDSEHVVELAKSVSEREQQMAAMKSELEGALGELKAQLEDTRTESKKLQELNETAVRAAKEQEESLQKQLQQSREESSTLQQRLDELRQSMEQGSQDLTVQIDQKAQRIVELEQELDEQRTLQQKRSAEVAEMVAKLEENGKSYAEMLQQLQESYTQIEALKKAKSESEEACQQVQQRLQDLNSSYSEMEEEQVDLVSREETLRKELAQLQEQMQQAAGEQKERYDAVVSKNEELLKQLESTSSAKGATETELIALKQELETKSTSLGELHAKVEELNAQLQTKATLEQQVQSLEQSVSAKDASILDLSGKVEHLQKQITSSDAKIVEKEEELKQLQTASATKETQLKDLQQQLEAMQKTLTDSTELSKRTAAETSELLAALEKSRTTVKEQEDRQKEQQRRIAELETKLAAQATQFDKLLDRKKSAETEYSHRTHDLSQKLLELESAKKQEIDELQQRLDELMQRVETQVSEAAQTVSSKRAVEKRQHELECAKKDLELRETELQLANRRLEKDNEQLRSQLVLKESELTKLAKAATAAATAADNSGSVPNRGVSVTSESKEDDSGAQIDFLNSIIVDMQRKNEKLTLRIQALESTSADSHNMSFDIQKRKPAPRVFCDICDEFDLHETEDCPKQCSDSPPESLKHPSDGKERKVPPPRKYCESCEVFGHEIGECPDDETY, encoded by the exons TACCTACGACATTCGACAGTAAAATGAGACGACCGAGCGATTCCGACTATAACAAAACACATCTGCCAG GCGCCTCCACCGGCTCCGACGTGTACTGGGAGGCCACCGGAAGGCGTAGAAGCTCAG ATCAGGGCGCAGTGCTGACGGCGGACACGGACAGCTTCATCATCGGGCAGCGCGTCTGGGTCGGCGGCATCCGCCCGGGCCAGATTGCGTACATCGGCGAGACACACTTTGCGCCGGGCGAATGGGCCGGCGTCGTGCTGGACGAGCCGAACGGCAAGAACGATGGGTCGGTCGCCGGCAAGCGCTACTTCCAGTGCGAAGCGAAGAAGGGCGTCTTTTCGCGCCTGACGCGCCTAACGCGCGAACCGCTGGCGAATgcgggcggtggcggcggtgacTCGACCGCCTCCACGCCGCTCGATGCGAGCTTCCGGTCGCTGACGTCACCGGCCCGGTCCGGCACCGTTTCGCCCACGCACAGCGTCCAGAGCTATGCCAGCAAATCGCCAGCGATGGCCGGAA AGGCCGCCTCACTGAACGTCGGCGACCGGGTGATCGTCTCGTCCGGGTTCGGGTCGCGCCCGGGCATGCTGAAGTTTATCGGCGAAACGCAGTTCGCCAGCGGCACCTGGTGCGGCGTCCAGCTGGACGAGGCGAGCGGCAAGAACGACGGCACGGTGGACGGTGTCAG ATACTTCGAGTGTCCGGCCAAGTACGGCATCTTTGTGCCGATTGCCAAGGTGACGCTGTCGCCGTCGGCCCGCAAAACCTCATCCCGGCTGTCCCGGGCCAACTCGAAGGAGTCGCTCAACTCGCTGGCCACGATGAGCTCGATCGCGACCACGGCCACCTCCCGGCTCCGGATGAGCGCACAG AGGAAATCCACGGTCAGCGCTGTGCCCTCGACACCGAAATCTTCCTTTTCGCTTCAG GATGTCCTACGGGAGAAACAGAATCACATCGAGCAGCTAATGCAGGAGCGGGAAATCGATCGCGAGGAAACAGCCAACCAATCGATTATGTACCAGAAGAACATCCAACAG CTGAAGGAAAAGGTGACCCTGCTGGAAAAATCGCTCGCCGACGAGAAGCGCCGCAACGAGGACCTACAGTTCAGCGTGGACGAAGCAACGTTCTGCGGCGAAGAGCTAAAC ggaaaaattcaaaattcagTACGC GCTCAAACACAAGTGTTCAAAGAAAAAATAGCCGATTTGGAGGCACAGCTGGCGGCTGGCGGAGCTGCAGGAACGCCCAACGAGCCAACACAGCCAGGAGTACCACCAGAAGAAATCAACG CCGTTCGGGCAGAGCTGAACGCCGAAATCGATAAGCTGAAGGCGGAAATACTTGCCAAGGATCAGAAGCTGCATCTGACTGAAGAGTTGAAGCGTTCGCTCGAGAACGAGATCCAGAACCTGCACGAGAAGGTGGCCGATGCGGAGCGAGCCGCTGCCAGCAAACTCTCCGCACTCACGATCAGCGAAGAGTGCCTGAAGGAGCAGATCAACTACCTCGAGCACCGGGTGGACGAGCAGAGCGACCAGCTCACGGTGAAGGATGCCGAGCTGGAGAAACTGTATCTGGCGCTCAAGAATGCCGAAAGTGAGCAGGAAGAGCGGCTGGCCGCCCTGCAGGATGAGTTGCGCTCCAAGAAGGATCTGCTGGCCGAGCGGGACCAACAAGTGCAGCTGCTCGAGCAAACGGCGGAGGAGCTGCGGGCCGATGTGCGGCAGCGCGACCTGAAGACGGTGGAGCTGGAAAGTGACCTTAGGGCGAAGCTACAGGAACAGGGTACCTCCAGCAGCAAGTTGGCGTTGAAGCTGTCCGAGCTGGAGGTGGCGCTTGTGGAGGTGAATGCTTCCAAGACCCACCTCGAGCGGGACCTCACGAACGCAACGCAGACAATCAAGGTGCTTGAGGAGGACCGCAGTGTGAAGGAAAAGGCGGCCCAGGAAGTGCAATCGAAGCTAACTGCGAGTGAAGCGGCACTGCAGACGGAAATCGCTGCACGACAGGAGCAAGAATCGCTGGCGCAAAAGCTGCAGCGCGATCTGCAATCGCTTGCAACAAGCGGTGAGAGTAGTGCGGCACTGCTGGCCGCAAAGCAGGAGGAACTGTCCAATCAGGCCATACAGCTGCAAGAGCTCGAGGCGGAGAAGGTCAAGGTGCAGCAGGAGCTGACCTCACTGCAGCAAAAGTTCGAACAATCGCGCACCGAGCATGAGCAGCTGATAGCGGAGGTGCATGCTCTTGCCGATGCGGAACGGAACACTATTGCCGAGCTGCGCAAGCAATTGCAAACTTCAGAACAGGAAAACCTTGCCAAAGACAAACAGCTGGAGGAGAGCGAGGTGCTCGTGAGTGCGCTCCAGAACGAGCTGAAGGAACTGAACGTCTCCAAGGTCAGCCTAAACCAGGAGCTGACGGCAATAAAGGCCAGCTTTGCGGACAAGGACGGTACGCTGGCGAACATCTTGCAAGAGAAGACAGATTTGGAGAAGCAGCTGGAAGAAAGTAAACAGGAGCTGGCATCGAAGGTGAAGCAGCTTGAGGAGGATCTGCGCAATCGTGCAGATACTTTGCGTAAAGAGCTCGAGATGAGTGCGTCAACTGCGCAACAGCAGCTGAGCGCAAAACAGGAAGAGGTAACGCAGCTGTCGCAGGCTAGAGAAGAGCTTCAGAAGCAACTCGAAGCTGCACAGCAGCAGATGAAGGATGTATCCGATAAGATGAAGCTGGCAGAAGACACGATTGCGACCCAAACGAACGAATCGCAATCCCTCAACCAGCAGCTCTCCTCTCTTCGCTCCGAGTTGAGTTCGAGGGATGAGCAGCTCGCCAAGCTCAACGCTTCTCTCACCGAAAGTGTGGCCCGCGAGGAAGCAGGTGGAAAGAAATTGGGCGAAGCGGTAGAGCAGTACGGCAAGCTTGAAATCGAACACGCCGACCTGCGTCGAAAGATGGACGCGCTGGAGCAAAAGTCCGCTCAGGTCCAACAGCAGAAGCTGGACCTCGAGCGGGAGCTCGATTTGCAACGCTCCAGCACGctcgactccaactccgagcTGGCAAAGCTCACGGACGAGCTGAAGGCGAAGCAGCGCGCACTGGACGAGCTGCGCGATAGTTACGATACGCTGAAAATTGAAACCGAACGGCGGGCGGATGAGAGTGCCCAGGCGCACGCAGCACTACAGGAGCAGGTGGAACGCGTGCGGCAAGAGATGCAGCAAATTTCCGACCAGAAGATCATCCAGGAGAACGAGCTCAACACGGAGCTGCGCAAGATTAAAGAGCTGGCCGAGCAGGAGCAGGACAATCTGGTGCGCACGATAGCGGAGTTGAAGGTGAGCTTCGAGCAGGAGCGACAACGCATTGACAGTGAGCATGTGGTCGAGCTGGCAAAGAGCGTGTCGGAGCGCGAGCAGCAAATGGCAGCTATGAAGAGTGAGCTTGAGGGCGCTCTCGGAGAGCTAAAGGCACAGCTCGAGGACACACGAACTGAGAGCAAAAAGCTACAAGAACTCAACGAAACTGCTGTTCGTGCTGCAAAGGAGCAGGAAGAGTCGCTTCAAAAGCAGCTACAGCAGAGCCGGGAAGAGTCCAGCACGCTGCAGCAACGGCTGGACGAGCTGCGGCAGTCGATGGAACAGGGCAGCCAGGACCTCACCGTACAGATCGACCAGAAAGCTCAGCGTATCGTTGAGCTCGAGCAGGAGCTGGACGAGCAGCGAACTCTGCAGCAGAAACGATCGGCCGAAGTGGCTGAGATGGTCGCAAAGCTCGAGGAAAACGGCAAATCGTATGCGGAAATGTTGCAACAGCTTCAAGAAAGCTACACCCAAATTGAAGCGCTGAAAAAGGCAAAATCGGAATCGGAGGAAGCTTGCCAGCAAGTGCAACAGCGGTTGCAAGACCTGAACAGCTCGTACAGCGAGATGGAAGAGGAGCAGGTCGATCTCGTGAGTCGCGAGGAGACATTGCGCAAGGAGCTGGCGCAGCTGCAAGAACAGATGCAGCAGGCTGCGGGCGAGCAGAAGGAACGGTATGATGCGGTTGTAAGCAAAAACGAGGAGCTGTTGAAACAGCTCGAGTCTACCTCTTCGGCCAAGGGAGCCACAGAAACTGAGCTTATTGCGCTCAAACAAGAGCTTGAGACCAAATCCACCTCTCTGGGTGAGCTGCACGCAAAGGTTGAGGAACTAAACGCTCAGTTGCAAACGAAGGCAACGCTGGAGCAACAGGTACAAAGTCTGGAGCAATCGGTTTCTGCCAAAGATGCGTCTATACTCGACCTTTCCGGCAAGGTGGAACACCTACAAAAGCAAATCACATCGAGCGATGCCAAAATTGttgaaaaagaggaagaacTTAAGCAGCTCCAGACAGCAAGTGCTACCAAGGAGACACAGCTAAAAGATCTACAGCAACAGCTAGAAGCGATGCAGAAAACTCTCACCGACAGCACAGAGCTCAGCAAACGCACCGCCGCAGAAACGAGCGAGCTGCTGGCAGCGCTGGAAAAGTCCCGCACCACCGTAAAAGAGCAGGAAGACCGACAgaaggagcagcagcggcgtaTCGCCGAACTGGAAACCAAGCTCGCCGCGCAAGCGACCCAGTTCGATAAGCTGCTCGATCGGAAGAAATCCGCCGAAACGGAGTACTCGCACCGTACGCACGACCTTTCCCAGAagctgctcgagctggagAGTGCCAAAAAGCAGGAGATCGACGAGCTGCAGCAACGGCTGGACGAGCTGATGCAGCGCGTCGAAACGCAGGTGTCCGAAGCGGCTCAAACCGTCAGCAGCAAGCGGGCGGTGGAGAAGCGCCAGCATGAGCTCGAGTGCGCCAAGAAGGATCTGGAGCTGCGCGAAACCGAACTGCAGCTGGCGAACCGTCGGCTCGAGAAGGACAACGAGCAGCTTCGCTCGCAGCTCGTCCTGAAGGAGAGTGAGCTGACGAAGCTGGCAAAGGCGGCCACTGCCGCAGCAACGGCAGCCGACAATTCTGGCAGCGTTCCGAACCGGGGGGTTAGCGTCACGAGCGAGTCTAAGGAAGACGATTCCGGAGCACAGATCGATTTCCTCAACTCGATCATCGTTGATATGCAGCGAAAGAATGAGAAGCTAACGCTGCGGATACAGGCGCTCGAGTCGACCAGTGCGGATAG TCACAACATGAGCTTTGATATTCAGAAACGTAAGCCGGCGCCGCGCGTGTTCTGTGACATCTGCGACGAGTTTGATCTGCACGAAACCGAGGACTGCCCGAAGCAGTGCTCCGACAGTCCGCCGGAATCGCTGAAGCATCCCTCGGACGGCAAGGAGCGCAAGGTGCCACCGCCAAGGAAGTACTGCGAAAGCTGCGAAG TGTTTGGTCATGAAATTGGCGAGTGTCCGGACGACGAGACGTACTAA